The sequence ttattctcaggtattaaaaaaatcttccgctgtgcattagctcattttaaggatattacttggagtcattcatggcatattttgaaagacgttgcattcgagtcattgagttcatcaagattattattaaaccaattatagttggatgtattatgaaatggtgtgcatgccgtcaactttcgttgtaaagaaagtttgtcttttaaaaacgaatgcaatgtttgtaaaatgtatcatatagaggtcaaatacctcgcgatgtaatcaactattgtgaatcgtttataatgtatatgaacgggtcctttcactatgtctcaagaacaGGTTAGATTTCTTAGATCTATGTTATATTATTCGATCTACTTCATAGTGCTTAGATTTATGTGCTAAAACAAAGTTTTTGCACTCTTTGCACCCCAACTGTTCGAAAAAATGTGTCAACGAAATTtgtttgtattttgtgtttttgATTGTATATTATTGAGATTGCGTACGATACCCAGGAATTTTTGCTAGATTCAAGTTGTGTAACTCTGTTGCTATGTAGATGCAAGacaatccttgcgtccttgcgtatgcctCACAATGTACGCAAGGTGATATTTGCGACCTTACGTTTGCTATAATTTTACCTTTGCATGTGCACGCAAGGTaacccttgcgtccttgcgtcttgatcATAAgttacgcaaggttaaccttgcgtccttgcgtcttgcacatctgttacgcaaggttaaccttgcatcCTTGCGGCCTTGTACGCAATCTCTGTCTTGCTTGCTTGCGTCTATGTGATTTTCTTCTGTTGTTCTTCTGACTTTTACAGGGCTATGTGGAAGGTAAATTGACCATGAAGAATATGTTGACCGTGATTCCTCAGGTCAAGAAAATGTTGACTGAGAGACAAGAAAAATTATTTAGAAGTACATGCTTTGGTTCCTGGTTAGATCTTTCATACACGGGTAATGATCCTGGCCTAGTACATGCCATGCTCCAATGGAAATGTGAGCGTTCAGCAAAATTAGATGCTAGTAAGTACCCTGGAGAGCAACAAGATATATGGTTTCATTTTTCTCCTAATTTTATGATTAGATTTGGTCGGCGTGAATTTTGTTTAGTCACCGGATTTATGTTTGGTAGccggacggacatggcacattacatccctcgAAATTATGAATCTAAGACCGCACCCATTAGACGACGTTGTTTTCCAGAACGTCCTGATGCCAGCAACATTTTGGTTAGTGATATACAAAACATCCTTATCAAAAAACAAGGTGATGTAAAGGTTCCCAAGGTTAGTGACGATGATATTGTTCGACTAGCTATAATTTTGATCGTAGAGAGAGCGTTTATGGGGAAGCAGGGGCAACATGTGGTTAGTAAACAGTTTctatggttggttgaagatttcaataaggtgaacgcgtacccatgggggtctcgtatttgggaTGCTACTTACTCAGCGGTGAGCGAAGGTTTTGAGGTTCGAGAAATCCAATTAGAGAGTGGGGGTGGAAAGGCATACACATTGGCTGgttttatgtgggcatttaagatttggatcctcgaggcataccgtcgtaccattaaGAGTTTTGCAACTAAAACTGATAAGGATGGAGTACCAAGAGCATTAttttggaagcgttcatctgctgaaacctttacagTGTCTGACTACCTAAAACTTCTACATATAATGCTTAGTTAATATCTCCAAGAGCTTTTTATATAGTGTATATACAGCAGTTTCTGTTTTAACAGAGCAGTTTTGTGTGTCGCATGAGGACGCAAGATAAACCTTGCGTCCTTTCGTGTGTCGCAAGGatatccttgcgtccttgcgtgtgaacCATGGGTTATACTTGTTACAGGCGCAAGAATcatgcttgcgtccttgcgtgtgtcgcaagtttactcttgcgtccttgcgtctactCGCAAGATGATCTTTGCGTTCTTGCGTCTAGACGCAAAATgacttttgcgtccttgcgtccttttGTTTTTACTAATATAACTTCATTTCAGGATGATTGTCCGAAGAGAAAAAGACCTTTTCGTTCCCTGCATCCATCTGAGACAGAGAGAGGTTGTCAATGGTGGATCCAGAGTTCCTCTTACTTTCAAGGAGATGTTGTTGAAGACGAAAAAAATACACAAGATGATAATCAAGTTGAAGAGGAGTTGGGTGGCAGTTTGAAGGAATTATTGCAGGAGGAGTCAGAGCAGACCTCGGACCCTCATCCAACACAAAAAGGCAACAATTTGCAGGAATTGTTGCGTATGGTTAATATGTTGACTAAGGGGGTGGatgatcaagaaaaggagttggcTGATTGTAAAAAGAAGCTTTATGATCATGAAAAACGTTTGAAAGAACAGGAACACCAGGAACATCAGGTAAACTAGGCGCAAGTTTTTTTTGCGACCTTGCATCTTGCCTGTTATGTTGGCGCAAGGTTttacttgcgtccttgcgcctgatgTTATATCAGACGCAAGTaccatcttgcgtccttgcgtctttatTGTATTTTAGGCGCAGGTTGTACTTGCGTCCCTAACTCAGACGCAAGGACttacttgcgaccttgcgtatggcTACTTTTCTTATTTTTTGCGTTTTGTTCATTATAGTATGTTGATAACGAGGATGCATATGTGGATCCTCGATCTTTCTCTGACAATGATACATCTCCGAGGGTTGTTAGACGTGGGAAAAGAGAAAGAAGGCCCACTCATTTTTTAAATTCCCCTTTCACAACACCGGGTTACAGAAAACCATTGGAGAAGGTATGTCTATAACATTCACCAGACGCAAGGtttttcttgcgtccttgcgcctgatgTTTATAAGaccttgcattttgcgtcttggtatacgcaagatatatcttgcgtccttgcgtatgtttGCTGACTCATATATTATATACAGTTATCTGACGAAGTAGCTTCTAGAGTAAAAAGGCTGAAAGTTTCTCATCAAGGGACTAAAGAAGCTGAGAATGTGTTGCCAATGGAAACTGAAAAGCCTACTGAAAAAGGGGCTGAAAAAGCTGTTGATAAACAAGATGAGAACGTGGCTCTGGTGTCTGAGGAGATTGAGCAAGGAGTTGATTTGCCATTGGTTAATGAAGCAGAAAAACAAGCAGACCAGCATGATGTTAGTGAATGACGCAAGGatcaccttgcgtctttgcgtcttctTCATTGTTGGACGCAAGGattaccttgcgtctttgcgtatacTTCACTTATGGACGCAAGAACTATATTGCGTATTTGCGTTTGCATTACACCGACGCAAGACaattcttgcgtctttgcgtctttattactaatttttttttcagaaaaaggaaaggaagagaaaaaggaaggaaaaggattgggttggtgaggaggaaatttggtcaatggttgataaatttataaacgatcaaggaactttgcaaccaccaccaccaaatgcATGGAGAGATCAAAGGAAGCATGTGGGGCCAGCAAAAGATTTGAAATCACTAATCCTCAATAAGCAAGATACGCGTTGCATGTTCATTTTCCAAAATGAAACCTTCCTCTTCCTTGATACTGAGTTTTGGAAACATTTATTGGGAATTGCATTTTCTGGTTATTTGGAAAACATAGTaagtttgttaataattataaacttatgcatgttttgttttgttttgttttgtttttagctttataacattcataatcaacttgatctgattatagcatattgatggatgggctacCTTCATGTTGAGATTTCGGCAGAGGTTTCTGCCCCGAGCTAGCCAGATGTCCTCGAGTCCTCAGTTTCCGATTGCAGATTATACATGTAGTTCTCGATAGACGATTATGCCATTGGGTTTCCTCAATCAACTGGAGAAATTCAAGTCCTTTTATGATGATGACACTCAAAATGAGGAGGAGAAGGGGGATACATCTAATCCTGAAGCAGAGGGGATCATTAAATTCAATCCCCCAtattatatgtatttgattggtcttggggatggtagtgatgacCTTTATCCATCCTGGGCTGAATGTGATAAGGTTAGTCCTTTTTTTATATAAACTATACATTTTGAGTAAACTGTAATAGGCGCAAGACAAATCTTGCGCCCTTGCGTCCGTTCGCAAACACtctcttgcgtccttgcgaccctcGCAAGATTAACCTTGCGTCTTCATTATGGACGCAAAGTAAAATTTGCGTCCATGCGTCCACCCGCAAGgtataccttgcgtccttgcgcctgacgcaaggtctaccttgcgtctttgcgtgtcTCGCAAGGTCAACCTTGCGTCCTTCCTTATTGACTTTTTATGTttcttttgttgcagattttgattccaGTACATTTTTCAGATCCTGAACATTTTATACTACTCACTTTGAACTTAGATGAACAGAGAGTATTAGTCTATGATAGTTTAAAGGGTTGTTTGAAAAAAGGTCAACTCGAGGCTGTCTTCAAAAACTTATCAGACAACTTGCCGTTATATTTGAAGGCTATTGATTACTTTAAC comes from Rutidosis leptorrhynchoides isolate AG116_Rl617_1_P2 chromosome 4, CSIRO_AGI_Rlap_v1, whole genome shotgun sequence and encodes:
- the LOC139842644 gene encoding uncharacterized protein → MPLGFLNQLEKFKSFYDDDTQNEEEKGDTSNPEAEGIIKFNPPYYMYLIGLGDGSDDLYPSWAECDKILIPVHFSDPEHFILLTLNLDEQRVLVYDSLKGCLKKGQLEAVFKNLSDNLPLYLKAIDYFNKKQDSQIVDYYENREDVELMIEDAPYVPMQSGGHGDCGVWVCLHMERIVFGWDQIDNIGDPKKAAKDYRIRMARTFFRARFDTQEPPPPEDPEDPEDPKVVN